A DNA window from Flavisolibacter ginsenosidimutans contains the following coding sequences:
- a CDS encoding bile acid:sodium symporter family protein yields the protein MKRAMQICLVLSAVGAVALIAGMLFHQQNIWQLAAVVLIVGFAIGMGVIKNLKSYRYTAWIIAAVVTAMIYPAAFSHWGSVDLRNKWLILVIVQLVMFGMGIQMSLKDFSGIATTGKGVAVGLLCHFSIMPLTGFALTRLFHFEPEIAAGIILIGSCSSGLASNVMAYIARANLVLSVVVTALSTLAAPFLTPLLMKLLAGTLIEVKFVNMMMEIVKIVLVPIGAALLHDYLKTASPKGWKIVTAIFIASLLWLLALPLGLWRILETAIASPQALQSLEIISFLFGAFVVGVLYHMLAKRYAKLDGIMPYVSMFGIVYFTAVTTAAGRENLLRVGFLLFLCSVMHNTAGYFFGYWLSRIFGLDKSSARTIAFEVGLQNGGMASGLAGSMGKLGTVGLPAAVFSPWMNVSGSLLANYWRRRPVEEKVKEVAAAEEQLRVVKEEKFV from the coding sequence ATGAAAAGAGCGATGCAAATCTGTTTGGTATTGAGTGCCGTTGGTGCTGTTGCGCTGATAGCAGGAATGCTTTTTCATCAGCAAAACATTTGGCAACTGGCTGCGGTGGTCCTGATTGTTGGCTTTGCCATCGGAATGGGCGTCATAAAAAATTTGAAGAGCTATCGTTATACTGCGTGGATTATTGCAGCGGTGGTAACGGCCATGATTTATCCTGCGGCCTTTTCGCATTGGGGCAGTGTTGACTTGCGCAACAAATGGCTGATACTTGTGATTGTTCAACTGGTGATGTTTGGCATGGGCATTCAGATGAGCCTGAAAGATTTTTCGGGCATTGCTACAACCGGTAAAGGCGTTGCGGTTGGTTTGCTCTGCCATTTTTCCATTATGCCGTTAACGGGTTTTGCGCTGACAAGACTTTTTCATTTCGAGCCGGAGATTGCTGCGGGTATTATCTTAATTGGCTCATGTTCCAGCGGGCTTGCGTCAAACGTAATGGCCTACATCGCGAGAGCGAATCTTGTTTTATCTGTGGTAGTCACGGCGCTTTCAACCCTAGCGGCACCGTTTCTGACACCACTTTTAATGAAGTTGCTTGCCGGCACGCTCATCGAAGTAAAGTTTGTGAACATGATGATGGAGATTGTCAAGATTGTGCTTGTACCCATTGGCGCGGCGCTGCTGCACGATTATCTTAAAACCGCTTCGCCGAAAGGATGGAAAATTGTGACTGCCATTTTTATTGCAAGCTTGCTTTGGTTGCTTGCTTTGCCGCTTGGGTTGTGGAGAATTCTTGAAACGGCCATTGCTTCGCCGCAGGCTTTGCAATCGTTGGAAATAATAAGTTTTTTGTTCGGGGCGTTTGTGGTTGGTGTGCTTTATCACATGCTTGCAAAACGATACGCAAAGCTTGACGGAATCATGCCTTATGTTTCCATGTTTGGCATTGTTTATTTCACCGCGGTTACTACTGCAGCCGGACGAGAAAATTTGTTGCGTGTTGGTTTTCTTCTTTTTTTATGTTCGGTGATGCACAACACTGCGGGTTATTTTTTTGGTTATTGGTTAAGCAGAATTTTTGGACTGGACAAATCATCGGCGCGAACAATTGCCTTCGAAGTCGGCCTGCAAAACGGCGGTATGGCATCCGGACTTGCGGGCAGCATGGGAAAGTTGGGAACTGTGGGTTTGCCCGCTGCGGTGTTTAGCCCGTGGATGAACGTCTCGGGTTCGCTGCTGGCCAATTACTGGCGAAGAAGGCCGGTGGAAGAGAAGGTCAAAGAGGTAGCGGCCGCTGAAGAACAATTAAGAGTTGTGAAAGAAGAAAAGTTTGTATGA
- a CDS encoding aspartate/glutamate racemase family protein, producing MSKKTLGLIHTSATLVPVFQDLCKRFIPDVQTFNIVDDSLIKNVIQCGELKPDTARRVVNYAASAEAAGADFILYTCSSIGAAVETAATLSKVPVLRVDQPMADKAVQTGDKIGVIATLPTTLNPTTDLVKRRAAVAGKAVTVISKLCEGAFDALMGGDAAKHDEMVAAALKELSSQVDVIVLAQASMARVIDMLDAADKKVPILASPGIAIEYLASVF from the coding sequence ATGTCGAAAAAAACATTGGGACTTATTCACACGTCGGCCACGCTGGTGCCGGTATTCCAGGATTTGTGCAAGCGGTTTATACCGGATGTACAAACCTTCAATATTGTTGACGACAGTTTGATTAAAAACGTGATTCAGTGCGGTGAATTAAAACCTGATACAGCGAGGCGAGTTGTGAATTACGCAGCATCGGCCGAAGCTGCCGGCGCTGATTTTATTCTTTACACCTGTTCGTCAATTGGTGCGGCTGTGGAAACGGCAGCGACTTTGAGCAAAGTACCTGTGTTGCGAGTGGATCAGCCGATGGCTGACAAAGCCGTGCAAACAGGAGACAAGATTGGCGTGATTGCAACGCTTCCAACCACGTTGAATCCAACGACTGATTTGGTTAAGCGCCGCGCCGCTGTTGCCGGTAAGGCTGTAACGGTGATTTCTAAATTATGCGAAGGCGCTTTCGATGCGCTTATGGGCGGTGATGCAGCGAAGCACGATGAAATGGTTGCGGCCGCGTTAAAGGAATTGTCGTCGCAGGTTGATGTGATTGTGCTGGCGCAGGCGTCAATGGCAAGAGTTATAGACATGCTGGATGCAGCAGATAAAAAAGTTCCTATTCTTGCCAGTCCGGGTATTGCCATTGAATACCTCGCATCGGTTTTCTAA
- a CDS encoding Gfo/Idh/MocA family oxidoreductase encodes MLRLGILGLGEGRSTISAALSSEKYELKTICDVNEELCRQRAKEFDFSNYTTSYQQMLDDKDIDVVAIYTPDHLHAQHIQQALSHGKHVICTKPFIDDLSRAKELLDLQAKSGKKVFVGQSSRFFEPAKRQRKDYEVGLIGELITIEAYYHADHRWFLKKGWSLLQSFKWLYGGLSHPTDFIRWYLPDIEEVMGYGMISSNGIKAGLRNHDTMHFIFKAADGRIARVSGAYTGPTQPADRDSGMSTLLRCTEGASQADYHELRYSITDKTGEEKIIRWGDEVMKHYFRFEGQSHHAGEYQNYLDYFADSIEQSFTAYPDMQEGIGTIALLQAMDSSLETGKPIKVQDILNSYGL; translated from the coding sequence ATGTTGAGGCTTGGAATTTTAGGATTGGGTGAAGGGCGAAGCACAATCTCTGCTGCATTAAGCAGCGAGAAGTACGAATTGAAAACGATCTGCGATGTGAACGAAGAATTGTGCAGGCAACGGGCAAAGGAATTCGACTTCTCAAATTACACAACGTCCTATCAGCAAATGTTGGATGACAAAGACATCGACGTTGTTGCCATTTACACGCCAGACCATTTGCACGCACAACACATCCAACAAGCTTTATCACACGGAAAACACGTTATCTGCACCAAGCCTTTCATTGATGATTTATCAAGGGCAAAAGAACTCTTGGATTTACAAGCCAAAAGCGGCAAGAAAGTTTTCGTCGGACAAAGTTCACGCTTCTTTGAACCCGCTAAACGGCAGCGAAAAGATTACGAAGTTGGCTTGATTGGTGAACTCATCACCATCGAAGCTTACTACCACGCTGATCATCGTTGGTTCTTAAAAAAAGGCTGGTCATTACTACAATCATTCAAATGGTTGTACGGCGGCTTAAGTCATCCCACGGATTTTATTCGTTGGTACTTGCCCGACATCGAAGAAGTCATGGGCTACGGCATGATTAGCAGCAACGGCATCAAAGCAGGTCTGAGAAATCACGACACGATGCACTTCATCTTTAAAGCGGCAGACGGACGCATTGCAAGAGTCAGCGGCGCTTACACAGGACCGACACAACCCGCAGACCGCGACAGCGGTATGAGCACCCTTCTTCGTTGCACCGAAGGCGCTTCGCAAGCCGATTACCACGAACTGCGTTATTCCATCACCGATAAAACAGGAGAGGAAAAAATTATTCGTTGGGGCGATGAAGTGATGAAACATTATTTCCGTTTTGAAGGACAAAGCCATCATGCTGGCGAGTACCAAAATTATTTGGACTATTTCGCCGATAGCATCGAGCAAAGCTTTACTGCTTATCCCGACATGCAGGAAGGCATTGGAACGATTGCTTTGTTGCAGGCAATGGACAGTTCGTTGGAAACAGGCAAACCAATAAAGGTTCAGGACATCTTAAACAGCTACGGTTTATGA
- a CDS encoding four-carbon acid sugar kinase family protein: MADNKPLFAFYGDDFTGSTDALEWLCREGLKSVLFLEPPTSEQLKLHEGLQAFGVAGATRAMTPEAMQSALEPALRQIKETGVRYVHYKVCSTFDSSPLIGSIGKAIDVGVKIFGNRFTPIIQSAPVLGRYLFFGNLFARMGIGSNGEVFRLDRHPSMKHHPTTPADESDLRLHLGKQTKKQIGLVTIVDVIKSEDEIKKSIDRNVSAGAAIIFFDALENQHLEMIAAVLSDEAAHSQPLFLVGSSGVEIAFAAHFQQQLGLQEPVWQKLSKAELLLVVCGSCSPVTTKQIHHALQNGFKEVVIDVSKLVGEDAWQEMEEVFQKSLAILNNKVDLIIHSNGAERINTSENTAETLGRALGEIAKRLIGQTLLKRLVVAGGDTSSYAARALGIDAVEMIAPLAPGAPLCKAIASDKAVNGIEICFKGGQVGSEDFFLRAAAPIPTFPQ, translated from the coding sequence ATGGCTGACAACAAACCGCTTTTTGCCTTTTATGGCGATGATTTCACGGGCTCAACCGATGCCCTTGAATGGCTTTGCCGTGAAGGGTTGAAAAGTGTTTTGTTTTTGGAACCACCCACAAGTGAACAATTGAAATTGCACGAAGGTTTGCAAGCTTTTGGCGTGGCCGGTGCGACACGTGCCATGACACCGGAAGCGATGCAATCTGCATTGGAACCTGCTTTGCGGCAAATAAAGGAAACAGGCGTTCGGTATGTTCATTACAAGGTTTGTTCAACGTTTGATTCATCGCCTCTTATTGGAAGCATCGGTAAGGCAATTGATGTGGGTGTAAAAATTTTTGGCAATCGCTTTACGCCAATTATTCAATCTGCACCGGTGTTGGGGCGTTATTTGTTTTTTGGAAATCTTTTTGCCCGCATGGGCATTGGTAGTAACGGCGAAGTGTTTCGATTGGACCGTCATCCCTCGATGAAGCATCATCCGACAACACCTGCCGACGAAAGCGATTTGCGTTTGCACCTGGGGAAACAAACGAAAAAGCAGATTGGTCTTGTTACCATCGTTGACGTTATTAAAAGCGAAGACGAAATAAAAAAGTCTATTGATAGGAATGTATCGGCAGGTGCTGCGATTATTTTTTTTGATGCGTTGGAGAATCAGCATTTGGAAATGATTGCGGCTGTGTTGAGTGATGAAGCTGCGCACAGTCAGCCTTTGTTTCTCGTTGGTTCGTCCGGTGTTGAAATTGCTTTTGCTGCTCATTTTCAGCAACAACTTGGTCTGCAAGAACCGGTATGGCAAAAGCTTTCAAAGGCAGAACTGTTGCTTGTTGTTTGCGGAAGTTGTTCACCGGTTACGACAAAGCAAATCCACCATGCTTTGCAAAATGGCTTTAAAGAAGTTGTGATTGACGTAAGCAAATTGGTTGGTGAAGATGCTTGGCAGGAAATGGAAGAAGTCTTTCAAAAATCATTGGCTATTCTGAATAACAAAGTGGATTTGATTATTCATTCAAACGGCGCTGAAAGAATAAATACTTCAGAGAATACTGCCGAAACATTGGGAAGGGCTTTGGGTGAAATTGCAAAGCGATTGATCGGACAAACATTACTGAAACGACTTGTTGTTGCGGGTGGCGATACGAGCAGTTATGCAGCAAGAGCGTTGGGGATTGACGCGGTGGAGATGATTGCGCCGTTGGCGCCCGGTGCGCCGCTGTGCAAAGCCATTGCAAGTGATAAAGCTGTAAACGGAATTGAAATCTGTTTCAAAGGTGGTCAAGTTGGAAGCGAAGACTTTTTTCTAAGAGCGGCGGCCCCTATCCCGACCTTTCCCCAATAG
- a CDS encoding sodium:solute symporter — translation MNPIYDKLTKADFAVVAIYLIVLLVIGYIASFRQKKKNETLFLASHSLNWYNIGFNMWGTNVGPSSLLAFASIGYATGIVAGNFEWYAFVFLMLLAMVFAPRYIASKVATMPEYMGKRYGDSTRNILAWYALIKILVSWLSLGLFSGGVLVRQILGIPMWQSVIVLVAFSGIFTFAGGLKAIAKVNVFQMILLIVVSLTLTYLGLQRIGGLSALYHKVPSHYWNLIKPSNDKSYPWQAMLLGYPVAAVAFFCTDQAMVQSVLGAKNLEQGQLGVNFIGWLKVLALPLFIMPGILCFALFPHLEKSDLAYMTMVTNLFPSGMNGLVICVLIAVLVGTIGSSLNALSAVFTTDVYVKNINPSANTKEQIKVGRITVVVGCVFAVLMAVAIDKIRGQNLFNIFQAVLGFIAPSLSVVFLLSVFWKRTTAKAVNAILSFGSAFSLFVGVLYLWVLPADKYPMWPHFLLLSFYIFAILLVAAIIISLTDRNPQTSNIETAEIPRTSKKVQWLFALLGVVILSLYIIFNGH, via the coding sequence ATGAACCCTATTTATGACAAGCTCACCAAGGCCGATTTTGCCGTCGTTGCCATTTACCTTATCGTGCTGTTGGTGATTGGTTATATCGCCAGCTTTCGTCAAAAGAAAAAGAACGAAACGCTTTTTCTTGCCAGTCATTCGCTCAACTGGTACAACATCGGTTTCAACATGTGGGGCACAAACGTTGGCCCTTCATCGCTGCTTGCTTTTGCCAGTATTGGTTATGCAACAGGCATTGTTGCGGGTAATTTTGAATGGTACGCTTTTGTTTTTCTCATGTTGCTAGCAATGGTGTTTGCGCCGCGTTACATCGCCAGCAAAGTAGCCACCATGCCCGAATACATGGGCAAGCGTTACGGCGACAGCACACGAAACATTCTCGCCTGGTATGCACTCATCAAAATACTCGTGAGTTGGTTGTCGCTTGGCTTGTTCAGCGGCGGTGTTTTGGTGCGACAAATTCTCGGCATTCCCATGTGGCAATCGGTGATTGTGTTGGTTGCCTTCTCGGGCATTTTCACGTTTGCCGGCGGTTTAAAAGCCATCGCCAAAGTGAACGTCTTCCAAATGATTTTGCTGATCGTTGTTTCGCTCACGCTAACCTATCTCGGTTTGCAACGCATCGGTGGTTTGTCTGCGCTTTATCACAAAGTGCCTTCACATTATTGGAATTTAATCAAGCCATCAAACGATAAATCTTATCCCTGGCAAGCCATGTTGTTGGGTTATCCGGTTGCGGCTGTTGCTTTTTTCTGCACCGATCAGGCGATGGTGCAAAGCGTGCTGGGTGCAAAAAATTTAGAACAGGGACAACTCGGCGTGAACTTCATCGGATGGCTGAAAGTCTTGGCCCTGCCGCTTTTCATCATGCCGGGCATTTTGTGTTTTGCACTCTTTCCACACCTCGAAAAATCCGATCTCGCCTACATGACGATGGTCACCAACCTTTTTCCATCCGGCATGAACGGACTTGTGATTTGCGTGTTGATCGCCGTCTTGGTTGGTACCATCGGTTCTTCGCTCAACGCATTAAGCGCGGTGTTCACTACCGACGTTTACGTAAAGAACATCAACCCTTCCGCTAACACGAAGGAGCAAATTAAAGTTGGCCGCATTACCGTTGTCGTAGGCTGTGTATTTGCCGTGCTCATGGCCGTTGCCATTGATAAAATTCGCGGGCAAAACCTCTTTAATATCTTTCAGGCAGTGCTCGGGTTTATTGCACCGTCGCTTTCGGTGGTGTTTTTGTTGAGCGTGTTTTGGAAGCGTACCACCGCAAAAGCCGTCAACGCAATTTTAAGTTTTGGTTCTGCCTTTAGTTTGTTCGTAGGCGTTTTATATCTCTGGGTTTTGCCCGCAGACAAATACCCGATGTGGCCGCACTTTTTGTTGTTGTCGTTTTACATTTTTGCGATCTTGTTAGTCGCAGCCATCATCATTTCACTTACCGATCGCAACCCGCAAACAAGCAACATCGAAACTGCAGAAATCCCACGCACCAGCAAAAAAGTGCAGTGGTTGTTTGCCTTGCTCGGCGTCGTCATTCTATCCTTGTACATCATTTTTAACGGACATTAA
- a CDS encoding ribulose-bisphosphate carboxylase large subunit family protein translates to MERITATYFIETPFEPEKAAEVLAGEQSSGTFVAVPGETAELKERFAARVESIEKITTVNQASIPSEKLSLGVYHQAVVKVSWSAENFGYNLPVLISTLQGNLYELRQFTGLKLMDIDFPDAYVAHFRGPRFGIEGCRKLTNVQSRPLIGTIIKPSIGLTPEQTAEMVQTLGEAGIDFVKDDELLSSSANSPFEKRVEAVMNVVNRLADKTGKKVMYAFNISGEVDEMLSRYETIIKAGGTCAMISLNSVGVSATKKICDIGALAIHGHRNGWGMMTRHPLLGIDFPAYQKLWRLTGVDQIHVNGIQNKFWESDDSVVRSIEACLKPMAAGYAVLPVVSSGQWGGQAFETWRRTKTVDLLYMAGGGIMAHPMGAAAGVAALQQAWKGAVDGLQLEEAVNIYPEFAKSVEKFGGK, encoded by the coding sequence ATGGAAAGAATCACCGCGACATATTTTATCGAGACACCTTTTGAACCGGAAAAAGCTGCGGAAGTTTTAGCCGGCGAACAATCATCGGGAACCTTCGTGGCCGTGCCCGGCGAAACCGCTGAATTAAAAGAACGGTTCGCTGCAAGAGTTGAATCAATAGAAAAAATAACAACGGTTAATCAAGCATCTATTCCAAGCGAAAAGCTTTCTCTCGGTGTTTATCATCAAGCCGTCGTAAAAGTTTCGTGGTCGGCTGAAAACTTTGGCTACAACCTACCGGTGCTGATTTCAACCTTGCAAGGAAACTTGTACGAGTTGCGGCAATTCACCGGGTTGAAATTGATGGATATCGATTTTCCTGATGCTTATGTGGCTCATTTTCGCGGACCAAGATTCGGCATTGAAGGATGTCGAAAACTCACTAACGTTCAATCCCGCCCATTGATTGGCACCATCATCAAGCCAAGCATTGGCTTGACACCGGAACAAACAGCCGAGATGGTGCAAACGCTTGGCGAAGCCGGAATTGATTTTGTAAAAGACGATGAATTGCTTTCTTCTTCTGCCAACTCGCCTTTTGAAAAAAGGGTTGAGGCCGTAATGAATGTTGTGAATCGTTTGGCCGATAAAACGGGAAAGAAAGTAATGTATGCCTTCAATATCAGCGGCGAAGTGGACGAGATGTTGAGCCGCTACGAAACGATTATAAAGGCCGGCGGCACTTGTGCCATGATAAGTTTGAACAGCGTTGGCGTCTCCGCAACAAAAAAGATTTGCGACATCGGCGCACTCGCTATTCACGGTCATCGCAACGGCTGGGGCATGATGACAAGGCATCCTTTGCTTGGCATTGATTTTCCCGCTTATCAAAAGTTATGGCGGCTTACGGGTGTTGACCAAATTCACGTGAACGGTATTCAAAATAAATTTTGGGAAAGCGATGATTCGGTGGTGCGTTCCATTGAAGCTTGTTTGAAACCGATGGCGGCTGGTTACGCTGTTTTGCCAGTGGTGTCTTCAGGCCAGTGGGGCGGACAAGCCTTTGAAACATGGCGACGAACAAAGACTGTTGATCTTTTGTACATGGCCGGTGGCGGCATCATGGCGCACCCAATGGGTGCGGCGGCAGGCGTTGCTGCTTTGCAACAAGCATGGAAGGGCGCCGTTGATGGTTTGCAGTTGGAAGAAGCCGTGAACATTTATCCGGAGTTTGCAAAATCTGTTGAAAAATTCGGAGGCAAATAA
- a CDS encoding alpha-L-rhamnosidase-related protein: protein MRKEKDIFYEPSCIATMKLLLRRTLVRFVRYSAAHPDLPGGKATNAQPLLFSASFLVSIIKKALHFILIILNLFIHFPTGRGFSTIYHKKQWLLGMGLFFTFSAFAQQATWIWYPGDYEIWLSNNMQNRRTDRGSFFPVFWKVDSHYPLMDFHKDCNLSQPEDVAIYAEGKYNVKLDGKLFEGTPTTINVPAGQHRINVKVFNQASVPTIYVKGKTVVSDSSWLLTFEDKEWIDETGKTSDVSATKWLNAGSWNFNSPTNLPSQFKLPVVSQSAVSTTANSTSRLIDFGKETFGFVKLHGVKGSGAMTLYYGESKEEALSKDGAVTLDRLQFSNVSKQDSTMPLSKAFRYVNVVMEPTLNLDSVSMLYEYADVKDRGSFKCSDEEINRIYDVAKYTLHLATREFFIDGIKRDRWVWSGDAYQSYLMNYYLFFDSPTVERTMAALRGKDPVTGHINTIMDYTFYWFLGIYDYYLYTGDKSFIKNFYPRMQSMMEYVLGRRNKDGLLQGLPGDWIFIDWANGLSKKGEVSFEQMLFARSLETMALCADIVNDDRGKTTYTKLSDDLKKKLFSLYWNSSKHALVHSRVDGKQTGNVTRYANMFGIFFNYFNDAQKQEVKQHVLLNDSIQKITTPYMHFYELEALCAMGEQDYVLKQMKDYWGGMLNLGATSFWEEYNPTKKGAEHYAMYGREFGKSLCHAWGASPIYLLGKYYLGVKPTAAGYATYTIEPKLGGLQWMQGEVPTPAGNIQVYCSTTQMKVKGAAGKGLLSFQSKTKPICKEGVIEAKGGNNYTLMIEPDKAYTVRYKAK from the coding sequence ATGAGAAAAGAGAAAGATATTTTTTATGAACCAAGCTGCATTGCTACTATGAAGCTTTTGTTGCGTCGCACTCTTGTGCGCTTTGTTCGCTATTCGGCGGCCCATCCCGACCTTCCCGGTGGGAAAGCCACCAACGCACAACCCTTGCTTTTTAGCGCTTCTTTTCTTGTTTCAATCATCAAGAAAGCATTGCATTTTATCCTTATCATTTTGAACCTCTTCATCCACTTCCCAACGGGAAGGGGCTTTAGCACCATCTACCACAAAAAGCAATGGTTGTTGGGGATGGGCCTCTTCTTCACTTTCTCTGCTTTTGCGCAACAAGCCACCTGGATCTGGTATCCCGGCGACTACGAAATCTGGTTAAGCAACAACATGCAAAACCGCCGCACCGACCGCGGTTCTTTCTTTCCTGTTTTTTGGAAAGTTGACAGTCATTATCCGCTGATGGACTTCCACAAAGACTGCAACCTTTCACAACCCGAAGACGTTGCCATTTACGCCGAAGGCAAATACAACGTCAAACTCGACGGAAAACTTTTCGAAGGAACGCCAACAACCATAAACGTTCCGGCTGGACAACACCGCATCAACGTAAAAGTTTTTAACCAGGCATCCGTTCCCACCATTTATGTAAAAGGCAAAACTGTCGTCTCTGATTCATCGTGGTTACTCACATTTGAGGATAAAGAATGGATTGATGAAACGGGAAAAACCTCTGACGTTTCGGCAACCAAATGGCTCAACGCAGGCAGTTGGAATTTTAATTCCCCCACAAATCTGCCTTCACAGTTTAAACTCCCTGTTGTATCGCAATCTGCTGTTAGCACAACCGCAAACAGTACATCACGCTTGATTGATTTCGGCAAGGAAACTTTTGGCTTTGTCAAACTTCACGGCGTAAAAGGCAGCGGCGCAATGACCTTGTATTACGGCGAATCAAAAGAAGAAGCGCTTTCAAAGGATGGCGCTGTAACCCTTGACCGGCTTCAGTTTTCGAACGTGTCAAAGCAAGATTCCACTATGCCGTTGTCGAAAGCCTTTCGTTATGTGAACGTGGTGATGGAGCCAACGCTTAACCTCGATTCTGTTTCCATGTTATATGAATACGCCGATGTAAAAGACCGCGGAAGTTTTAAATGTTCAGATGAAGAAATCAACCGCATTTATGATGTCGCCAAATACACGCTTCATTTAGCTACGAGAGAATTTTTTATTGACGGCATCAAGCGTGACCGCTGGGTATGGAGCGGCGATGCCTACCAAAGCTATTTGATGAACTATTACCTGTTCTTCGATTCGCCAACCGTTGAACGAACGATGGCTGCACTGCGTGGCAAAGATCCGGTGACAGGCCACATCAACACCATCATGGATTATACCTTTTACTGGTTCCTCGGCATCTACGATTATTATCTGTACACCGGCGATAAGAGCTTTATTAAAAATTTTTATCCCCGCATGCAAAGCATGATGGAGTATGTGCTTGGCCGACGAAACAAAGACGGTCTGTTACAAGGCCTACCCGGCGATTGGATCTTTATTGATTGGGCCAACGGCTTGAGCAAAAAAGGAGAAGTAAGTTTTGAACAAATGCTGTTCGCAAGAAGCTTGGAGACAATGGCTCTTTGTGCTGACATTGTAAATGACGATAGAGGAAAAACAACCTACACTAAACTTTCAGACGATCTGAAGAAAAAACTCTTTTCTCTTTATTGGAATTCTTCCAAACATGCTTTGGTCCACAGTCGCGTTGATGGCAAACAAACAGGTAACGTAACACGCTATGCAAACATGTTCGGCATCTTTTTCAACTATTTCAATGATGCACAAAAGCAGGAAGTGAAACAACACGTGTTGCTCAACGACAGCATTCAAAAAATTACTACACCCTACATGCACTTTTATGAACTGGAAGCGCTTTGCGCCATGGGAGAGCAGGATTATGTTTTGAAGCAAATGAAGGATTATTGGGGCGGTATGTTGAATTTAGGCGCTACATCGTTTTGGGAAGAATACAATCCAACAAAAAAAGGAGCGGAGCACTATGCGATGTACGGCCGTGAGTTTGGAAAAAGCCTTTGCCATGCCTGGGGTGCAAGCCCTATTTATTTGTTGGGAAAATATTACCTGGGTGTGAAGCCAACGGCTGCCGGTTATGCAACCTATACAATTGAACCAAAGTTGGGCGGTCTGCAATGGATGCAGGGCGAAGTGCCAACACCAGCCGGAAACATTCAGGTCTATTGCAGTACGACGCAGATGAAAGTAAAAGGTGCTGCGGGAAAGGGCCTGCTATCTTTTCAAAGCAAAACAAAGCCGATTTGTAAAGAAGGTGTGATAGAAGCAAAGGGTGGTAACAATTACACGTTGATGATTGAACCGGATAAAGCTTATACCGTTCGTTACAAGGCAAAATAA